In a genomic window of uncultured Sphaerochaeta sp.:
- the udk gene encoding uridine kinase, translating into MKPVKIIGITGGSGSGKSTIVRKISEVCSDFVFIPQDNYYRSATFISNENITAFNFDHPDAFDMELMHEQLKMLKEGKSIEMPLYDFVHHRRKEERVLVEPKPLVIIEGLMVLYDKQIRDLLDLKLYVDTPDDIRFIRRLKRDIAERGRTVDSVCNQYLEVVRPGHFNFIEPTKVFADLIIPEGGHNENALSVLIPFVKELSR; encoded by the coding sequence ATGAAACCAGTGAAAATCATTGGCATTACCGGAGGCTCTGGCTCGGGGAAGTCAACAATTGTGCGAAAAATCAGTGAGGTATGTTCCGACTTTGTCTTCATTCCCCAAGACAACTATTATCGGTCGGCGACCTTCATCAGCAATGAGAATATCACGGCCTTCAATTTTGACCATCCGGATGCTTTTGACATGGAGCTGATGCATGAGCAACTGAAAATGCTGAAGGAGGGCAAAAGCATCGAGATGCCTCTCTATGATTTTGTCCACCACCGCCGCAAGGAAGAGCGTGTTTTGGTTGAGCCCAAGCCTTTGGTGATCATAGAGGGTCTCATGGTGCTCTATGACAAGCAGATCAGGGATTTGCTTGATCTCAAGCTCTATGTTGATACGCCGGATGACATTCGGTTCATTCGCCGTCTGAAGCGTGATATCGCTGAACGGGGAAGGACCGTTGACAGTGTCTGCAATCAGTATCTGGAAGTGGTGAGGCCTGGGCACTTCAATTTCATTGAACCGACCAAAGTCTTTGCAGATCTCATCATTCCTGAAGGTGGCCACAATGAGAATGCCCTGTCTGTGCTGATTCCGTTCGTCAAGGAGTTGTCACGATGA
- the yidD gene encoding membrane protein insertion efficiency factor YidD — MKKFSRLLRQAFLIPVYLYKGLLSPFFGGSCHYHPTCSSYMVESVMRHGIFKGFIMGFARILRCSRWFYGGDDQVPETWSWKAIKDGYTLFRKRKSS, encoded by the coding sequence ATGAAAAAATTCTCACGCTTGCTTCGGCAGGCATTCCTGATACCCGTCTATCTCTATAAAGGGTTGCTCTCTCCCTTTTTCGGCGGCAGTTGCCACTATCACCCAACCTGCTCTTCCTATATGGTAGAGTCCGTGATGCGCCATGGGATCTTCAAAGGCTTCATCATGGGCTTTGCCAGAATCCTCCGATGCAGCCGCTGGTTCTACGGAGGTGACGATCAGGTTCCCGAAACCTGGTCCTGGAAGGCAATCAAGGACGGCTACACCCTTTTTCGAAAACGCAAGTCATCGTGA